TCCCGGGTCGGCGAGGAGCCACCCGAGGGCAGTGCGAGCAGCAGCACGTCGAGCCGCCCGGCCGCCAGACCGTCCAGCAGCGCGGGGGTGCGCTCCTCGTGCACGTGCAGTTCGAGGTCGGGGTAACTGCCCCGGACCAGCCGGAGCACGGTCGGCAGCAGGTACGGTGCCACGGTCGGGATCACCCCGAGGTGCAGCGGCCCGGTGAACGGGCGGCGGGCCGCCTCGACCTCCTCGGTGAGGGCGTGCAGAGCTGACAGTACGCGGCGCGCGTGATCGGCGACCCGCTCCCCCAGGGGAGTGATGATGACCTTCCGCGTCGTACGCTCGACCAGCTGCGCGCCGAGCACCTCCTCCAGCGCGGCGACCGCTCCGGACAGCGCGGGCTGGCTGGTGCCGCAGGCTGCGGCGGCCTCGCGGAAGTGCCGGTGCTCGGCGACCGCCAGGAACGCCTTCAGCTGGGCGAGGGTGGGGGTACGGGGCTTGGGGTTCACGGTACTGATAGCTCTCTCCGATCAATCGGATCGAGTCTAACGATTTCCGCTATCAGTTGCCGTGTGCGACTGTGGATGTTGTCCGCAATCCGGACACTTTCCCTCAGTTTCCAAGCCTGGAGAAGCGAACGTGCTTACGATCGGTGACAAGTTCCCGGAGTTCGAACTCAACGCCTGTGTCGACCTCGACGCCGCGAACGCCTTCGCCGAGATCAACCACAAGTCCTACGAGGGCAAGTGGAAGATCGTCTTCTTCTGGCCGATGGACTTCACGTTCGTCTGCCCGACCGAGATCGCCGCGTTCGGCAAGCTGAACGAGGAGTTCGCCGACCGTGACGCCCAGATCCTCGGCGTCTCCGGCGACTCCGAGTTCGTGCACCACGCCTGGCGCAAGGACCACAAGGACCTCCGCGACCTGCCCTTCCCGATGCTCGCCGACGTCAAGCACGACCTGATGCGGGCCTGCGGCGTCGAGGGTGCGGACGGCACCGCCCAGCGCGCGGTGTTCATCGTGGACCCGAACAACGAGATCCAGTTCGTCATGGTGACCGCCGGTTCCGTCGGCCGGAACCCCAAGGAGGTCCTGCGGGTCCTCGACGCGCTGCAGACCGACGAGCTCTGCCCGTGCAACTGGACCAAGGGCGAGGACACCCTCGACGCCCAGACCCTGCTGGCGGGCTGACCGATGGCACTGGACGAGCTCAAGGCCGCCCTGCCGGACTACGCCAAGGACCTCAAGCTCAACCTGAGCGCGGTCATAGGCAACTCGGAGCTGCCCGCCCAGCAGCTCTGGGGCACCGTGCTCTCCTGCGCCATGGCGACCCGCTCGCCGGCGGTGCTGCGTGAGCTGGAGCCCGTCGCCAAGGCCGAGCTGAGCCCGGCGGCGTACAACGCCGCCAAGGGCGCGGCCGCCGTCATGGGCATGAACAACGTCTACTACCGGACCACCCACCTGCTCTCCGACAAGGAGTACAGCGGGATGCGGGCCGGGCTGCGGATGAACATCATCGGCACGCCGGGCGTGGAGAAGGCCGACTTCGAGCTGTGGTGCTTCGCGGTCTCCGCGATCAACGGCTGCGGTCAGTGCCTGGACTCGCACGAGGGCGTGCTCCGCAAGGCGGGCGTCGACCGCGAGGTCATCCAGGCGTCGGTCAAGATCGCGGCGGTGCTGCAGGCCGTGGCGGCCACCCTCGACTCCGAGGCTGTGCTCGCCGCACTCTGACGGTGAGTTGCACTGTCCAGGGGCTCGGGGAACAGCGACGAGATCTGGCGTGCGGGTCACAGGCGAAAGTGCCTGGCCCCCTACGCACGGATCACCTCTTACGAGGTCGGCGTCGCAGTTCCCCGAGCCCCTGGGCCGTAGGCCCATACGTTCACTGGGAACGTGCTGCTTCGAGGGCCTCGAAGACCTGCTGGCCCGCGGCGGCGCGGCGGCGGAGGTGGACCACCACGGTGTTGGTGACGGCGATCAGGGGGACGGAGACGATCGCGCCGCCGATGCCGCCGACGATGGTGCCCGCCGCGACGCCGAGGACCACGGCCAGCGGGTGGACCCGGACCGCGCGGCCGAGGATGAGCGGCTGCAGCAGGTGCCCCTCGATCTGCTGGACCGCGACCAGTACGACCATCACCATCAGCGCGGTGAACGGCCCCTGGGTCACCAGCGCGATCAGCACCGCGATGGTCCCGGTGACGAGTGCGCCGACCAGCGGCACGAAGGCCCCGAGGAAGACGATCACGGCCAGCGGCAACGCCAGCTGGACGCCGAGCAGCTGGATGCCGATCCCGATGCAGAGCGCGTCGATGAAGGCCACGCAGACGGTGCCGCGCACGTACGCGGTCAGGGTGGCCCACGCCTTCGGGCCGGCGCCCGCCATCGCGTAGCGGGACTGCCGGGGCAGCATGCCGAGGGCCCAGCCCCAGATCCGGGCGCCGTCGTAGAGCAGGAAGAACGTGGTGAAGGCGGTCAGCACGACGCCGGTCAGCACCTCGACCGCGATCGTCACACCGGTGAACCCGGCGGAGGTGATCTGCTCGGAGTTGGTGCCGATCGCGGCGGAGATCTGCTTGGCGAAGTCGGTGATCTGTTGCTGCGTCAGGTGCAGCGGTCCGGTGACCAGCCAGTCCCGGATCCGTTCGACGCCCTCCTGGACCTGATCGGTGACCGAGTGCAGGTTGGTGGTCACCTGCCAGACCACGAACCAGCCGACCAGGCCGATCCCGGCCACCCCGCTCAGGAACGTTCCTGCCGCCGCCAGCGAGCGCGGCACGCCGTGCCGGCGCAGCCAGGAGACGGTCGGCTCGAGCAGCGCGGAGATCAGCAGGGCGGCCAGCACCGCGAAGGCGACCAGCCGGAGCATGTCGACCACCCGGAACAGCAGGTAGAGCGCGCCGGCCAGCAGCAGCAGCCGCCAGGTCGACTCGGCCGCCACCCGCAGGCCCCAGGGCACCGCCTCGGCCGGGGTGGCCGGTCGCGGTGCGTGGAACTCACGGACCGGCTCGGGCTTGACCTCGACCACCACCGGCGCGGGCTCCCGCGGTACCGGAAGCTGCTCGGGCCGCTCGGCCGTGGCAGCCGTGGCGGCCGCCCGCTGCTGCAGCGCGCTGCCCAGCCGGACCGCCGCTCGCGATATCCACCAGCCCTGTGCCACCCAGACCACCGTTCCCCGTTCGCGCCGTGGGTCCCGCCACGACCGTCCGGGACGACGGTACCGGGCGAAGGCGGGGCGCCACCCGGGAGTTCCGCGGTACCGATCCGACAAACCGTCACAGATCGGCATGTTTCGATCCCCCTAAATGCGGGGAGGGGCCCGATTACACGGACCAACCGCCCGCGGACCGGCGGCCCGGAGCAACCAGGACCCACTCCGGGCGTCGCGTACCGCACCCAGGACCGCACCGCCCGCGGCGCGCTGGTCAGCCGGCCCGGGCGGCGCGGCCCGACCCGTGGGCCGCAGAGGACGACGGAAGACGACGAGAGCCCCGATCCGGTGGGATCGGGGCTCTCGCGCGGTCTGACGGTGTGTCTAGTACCAGTGGTGCGACTGCCAGAACGACCACGCGCCACAGGGCGAGCCGTAGCGGCTGTTCATGTAGTTCAGGCCCCACTTGATCTGGGTCGCGGGGTTGGTCCGCCAGTCGGCGCCGGCCGAGGCCATCTTGGAGCCGGGCAGCGCCTGGACCAGGCCGTAGGCACCGGAGCTGGCGTTGCTGGCGGTGTAGTCCCAGCCGCTCTCGCGCTTCACGATCTGGCTGAAGCACTGGAACTGGGCCTCGTCGCCGACGATCTGGAGCGCCATCTCCTGGACCGAGCCCGGGCTGACGGCGGCCATCACGGAGCGCGCCTTGGCGCGGTTCGCGGCCTCCTCGTCGGCCTTGCGCTTCGCCTCGGCGGCCTTCGCGGCCTTCTCGGCGTCGGCCTTGGCCTGCGCGTCGGCGGCGGCCTTCTGGCGCGCGGCCTCCTCGGCAGCCTTCTTGGCCGCGGCATCGGCGGATGCCTGCTGGGCGTTCGCCTGCGCGGTGAAGTGGTCGCTGACGGCCTGCGCCTGGGCACCGATCGGAGCGTCCTGGAGCAGGGAGGCTCCGGCGACGTCGACCGTGTGGGTCTGCGTGCCCTCGCTGCCCGAGGCCACACCCACGACGGCACCGACAGCGGTGACGGCGGTGGCTGAGGCGACAGCAACTCCCCGGACCGAGATCCGAGTCACATGGTTTCCTTCCGGCGTCGCCCCGTACGCGTGACCACTGGGGGCGCAACATGCCCCTGGTCGCTGGTCTCCATGGTGCAGATGGTCACGGGAGACACGGGCCCGGCACCGGACCGGCAAGTGCCGGATCGGCGTTTCGTTCGGGCGGCGTACGGCTCATCCTTGTTCAGTTGTCCACCCGATAACCGGAGTTGTCGGGTGATATGTGCCGTACGCGGGGCCTGACAGAACCCTCACCATGCCGCACGGGGACGGGTCAACGCAATTCCCGGTTGCGTGGCGCATCTCACAGAGTTCACGACCAGCACGTTTGCCCGAGCCGCTGGCGAAGGTCCGTCAGATGTGGTCACAGCAGCGGGACCTGATACTTCGTACCAGGTCCCGCTGTCCGGTTCTGCCCCGTTATGACCGGGGTCGGCCTAGGGGTTCACGTCCTCCAGGAGCTCCGTGACCAGGGCCGCGATCGGCGACCGCTCCGAGCGGGTCAGCGTGATGTGGGCGAACAACGGGTGCCCCTTCAGCTTCTCCACCACCGCGACCACCCCGTCGTACCGGCCCACCCGGAGGTTGTCGCGCTGGGCGACGTCGTGGGTG
This genomic interval from Kitasatospora gansuensis contains the following:
- a CDS encoding alkyl hydroperoxide reductase, whose translation is MALDELKAALPDYAKDLKLNLSAVIGNSELPAQQLWGTVLSCAMATRSPAVLRELEPVAKAELSPAAYNAAKGAAAVMGMNNVYYRTTHLLSDKEYSGMRAGLRMNIIGTPGVEKADFELWCFAVSAINGCGQCLDSHEGVLRKAGVDREVIQASVKIAAVLQAVAATLDSEAVLAAL
- a CDS encoding peroxiredoxin, whose amino-acid sequence is MLTIGDKFPEFELNACVDLDAANAFAEINHKSYEGKWKIVFFWPMDFTFVCPTEIAAFGKLNEEFADRDAQILGVSGDSEFVHHAWRKDHKDLRDLPFPMLADVKHDLMRACGVEGADGTAQRAVFIVDPNNEIQFVMVTAGSVGRNPKEVLRVLDALQTDELCPCNWTKGEDTLDAQTLLAG
- a CDS encoding AI-2E family transporter; this encodes MAQGWWISRAAVRLGSALQQRAAATAATAERPEQLPVPREPAPVVVEVKPEPVREFHAPRPATPAEAVPWGLRVAAESTWRLLLLAGALYLLFRVVDMLRLVAFAVLAALLISALLEPTVSWLRRHGVPRSLAAAGTFLSGVAGIGLVGWFVVWQVTTNLHSVTDQVQEGVERIRDWLVTGPLHLTQQQITDFAKQISAAIGTNSEQITSAGFTGVTIAVEVLTGVVLTAFTTFFLLYDGARIWGWALGMLPRQSRYAMAGAGPKAWATLTAYVRGTVCVAFIDALCIGIGIQLLGVQLALPLAVIVFLGAFVPLVGALVTGTIAVLIALVTQGPFTALMVMVVLVAVQQIEGHLLQPLILGRAVRVHPLAVVLGVAAGTIVGGIGGAIVSVPLIAVTNTVVVHLRRRAAAGQQVFEALEAARSQ
- a CDS encoding LysR substrate-binding domain-containing protein is translated as MNPKPRTPTLAQLKAFLAVAEHRHFREAAAACGTSQPALSGAVAALEEVLGAQLVERTTRKVIITPLGERVADHARRVLSALHALTEEVEAARRPFTGPLHLGVIPTVAPYLLPTVLRLVRGSYPDLELHVHEERTPALLDGLAAGRLDVLLLALPSGGSSPTRDIPLFDEDFVLVTPPEHELAGRIDVPRDVLLDLDVLLLEEGHCLRDQALDLCREVGADGSGGSTRAAGLSTLVQLVAGGLGVTLLPATALDVEAGRTDRLAAVRFADPAPGRRIGLATRPGSARTPEYERFAAALREVLVELPVRIVP
- a CDS encoding aggregation-promoting factor C-terminal-like domain-containing protein, which produces MTRISVRGVAVASATAVTAVGAVVGVASGSEGTQTHTVDVAGASLLQDAPIGAQAQAVSDHFTAQANAQQASADAAAKKAAEEAARQKAAADAQAKADAEKAAKAAEAKRKADEEAANRAKARSVMAAVSPGSVQEMALQIVGDEAQFQCFSQIVKRESGWDYTASNASSGAYGLVQALPGSKMASAGADWRTNPATQIKWGLNYMNSRYGSPCGAWSFWQSHHWY